A stretch of the Filimonas lacunae genome encodes the following:
- a CDS encoding glycoside hydrolase — translation MTKQLFTVKASSALLAFSLFFTACSKNKDVTASQENIPKGTAAVDGATVQQTIQGFGGASIPIWIGDLTSDQRTKAFSTTNGIGMSILRVMVPTSSGQFAAEKPTIDAAKGFGAKVIATAWNAPASMMNGLSLKTTSYADYAAHLSSYNSAVGGVYAISPWNEPNYSASGWMGATATEVANFVAAQGDNCGAPIMAPEPFNMQQSFFNTYLSNATAKAKTSFVCGHIYGATPYNLGSIGKSVWMTEHYTNSSISGNDWGNAMTAAKEIHDCMNAGWAAYVWWYIRRFYGPIDESSNITKLGYVMAQYARYVRPGYTKIACTANPTSGVYVTAYKSGSKVVLVIVNQNSATTYQPFTLSGVTVTGFNRYYTTSTTNLAANSFSVSGGSFGINLEPSSVTTLVSQ, via the coding sequence ATGACCAAACAACTTTTCACAGTAAAAGCCAGTTCAGCATTATTGGCTTTTAGCCTATTCTTTACGGCCTGTTCAAAAAACAAAGACGTTACCGCTAGCCAGGAAAACATTCCCAAGGGAACCGCTGCCGTTGATGGCGCAACTGTTCAGCAAACGATCCAGGGTTTTGGTGGAGCCAGCATCCCTATCTGGATTGGCGATTTAACCAGCGACCAACGCACCAAAGCTTTCTCTACTACCAATGGCATTGGCATGAGCATATTACGGGTAATGGTACCCACCAGCAGTGGCCAGTTTGCAGCCGAAAAACCCACCATTGATGCCGCTAAAGGCTTTGGCGCTAAAGTCATTGCTACCGCCTGGAATGCACCTGCCAGTATGATGAATGGCCTTTCTTTAAAAACAACTTCCTATGCAGATTATGCAGCGCACCTCAGCTCTTATAATTCAGCTGTAGGCGGTGTATACGCCATCAGCCCCTGGAACGAACCTAACTATTCCGCTTCCGGCTGGATGGGCGCTACCGCAACCGAAGTAGCCAACTTTGTGGCTGCACAGGGCGATAACTGCGGTGCCCCCATTATGGCACCCGAGCCGTTTAACATGCAGCAGTCGTTTTTCAACACATATTTAAGCAATGCTACTGCCAAAGCCAAAACATCCTTTGTATGCGGCCACATTTATGGAGCTACACCTTATAATCTGGGTAGCATTGGCAAATCGGTATGGATGACAGAACATTATACTAATTCATCCATTAGCGGTAATGACTGGGGCAACGCTATGACCGCCGCCAAAGAAATTCACGATTGCATGAACGCAGGCTGGGCAGCCTATGTATGGTGGTATATCCGCCGCTTCTACGGCCCTATTGATGAAAGCAGCAACATTACCAAACTGGGTTATGTAATGGCGCAATACGCCCGCTATGTACGTCCTGGCTATACTAAAATAGCCTGCACAGCTAATCCAACATCAGGCGTATATGTTACAGCCTATAAAAGCGGATCAAAAGTAGTGCTGGTAATTGTAAACCAAAACAGCGCTACCACCTATCAGCCCTTTACACTCAGCGGTGTAACTGTAACTGGCTTTAATCGTTATTACACTACCAGCACCACCAACCTGGCCGCGAACTCGTTCAGCGTTTCGGGCGGCAGCTTTGGCATTAACCTCGAACCATCCAGTGTAACTACGCTGGTTTCTCAGTAA